TTGAATAAAATTTACACATTTTTCGGAACCAAACGCGCAAACCATGCGTTAGGTTCCGAAAAAACTTTGAATAAGGTAATCAAATGTCTGACAGCATGGATAGATCAATCAGTATCGGAGAGCACCTCCCGTTCTTGCGGCGCTACAGCCGCGCTTTGACCGGCAGCCAGAGCAGCGGCGACGCGTATGCGATGGCGACCCTTGAGGCCATCTTGCATGATCCAAGTGGTTATGACGAAACGAGCGACCCGCGTGTTGGCTTGTTCAAAGTCTTCCACGGGATCTGGTCGAGCTCCGGCGCGCCTGTAGAGGTTGAGGAGATCGGGCTGCATGCCGCCGCGCAGGGTCATCTGGCGAAACTGACTGCGAACACCCGCGAGGCGTTGCTGCTCAACACCATTGAGGGACTGAGCTTTGAGCAAGTGGCCGAGGTCATGGGCGTCGCTCAGGCCGAAGCGGAAGAGCTGGTAATCATTGCCAACCGCGAAATGTTGGCGAGTGTCACAGGTCGAGTGATGATCATCGAAGACGAGCCGATCATTGCCGACGATATCGAGGCGATCGTCGAGCAGTTGGGCCATGAAGTGGTGGGCATCGCCCGCACACGTGGCGAAGCCGTTAAGTTAGGAAAAGAAGAACAGCCAGATCTAATACTCGCTGACATCCAGCTTGCGGATAACTCCTCAGGGATCGACGCAGTGAACGATCTGATTGCCGAGCTTGGAGAAATGCCGGTCATCTTTATCACGGCGTTCCCAGAGCGGCTTTTGACGGGCGAAAAGCACGAACCAGCTTTCCTGATCACTAAGCCGTTTAGCGACGAGCAAGTCCGATCTGCTGTGAGCCAAGCGATGTTCTTTTCTTCAACACAGACCCTTAAGGCCTGATCACTACCGAAAGCCCCGCCAATCTTTGGCGGGGCCTTCTCATCCTAACTGGCCGAAAGCGCCTTAAGCATCCAAGCTGCCTTCTCATGAAAAGCGGACCGCTCGGTCGCTAGATCTTCGGTGACCGGATCGTTGTTTTTTCCAGCGATCTCAATCAATGCGTGAAGGCGGTGCGCGACGCGCTCGTGATCTGCGCTCAGGTCCTCGCACATTTCGCCCGCGCTCGGCGTCTTTTCCAAGTCATTGATCACGGAGTTTTCCGTGATTTCACTCATAGACATGGGGGCCAACTGACCAAGCGCGCGTATGCGCTCTGCCAGCTCGTCTGCGGCTGAAAACATGTTCTCGTACTGCTCTTCTGTCAGATTGTGCAGCGCAAAGAACAGCGGACCCTCCACATTCCAATGATAGGTGTGGGTCTTGAAGGTCAGGCGGTAGGTGTCCGCCAGCACATCACGCAAGCCCTTGGCGACGGAAACTGCGCTTGTGACGCCGCTGTGGACTTCGGAGTTTTCGGGGACAACTTTAAGGGGCTCAGTCACGGGTAGTCCTTTCTGGTAGGGTCAAGTTCAGGCGACTTTTTGCGTGCTCATACCTTGCGGACAAGCCGTACGATCAAGGTCAGCACGAACAGAACGAGGAAGACGAAGAACAAGATTTGTGCGATGCCAGCGGATGCGCTGGCGATTCCGCCAAAGCCGAAAACACCAGCGATGATCGCAACGATAAAGAAGACGAGGGCCCAGTGTAGCATTGTATTTTCCTTTCGAGATGTGAATTGCGATGAGGTCGCATTTGATACCCTATCAACCCCCCATCATGGGGCGGGTTCCGAAAGAAATATTTTGATTATCGCGGAACGCTCTGCGCGGCCGTGCGTTTGTTGTCGAACGTATCTAGAATGAAAGGACGTCTGAAATGGCACGCGCAACAGCAAAACTCGAAGAAATTTCAACCCCGAACTCCGAGGATGTCGCCGCCCAACTGGCGACACTGAAATCCGACTTGATCGGGCTTACCGAAATCATAGCCGAAATGAGCAAAGGAAAGGCGGGCGAGATATCCGAGGTCGCAAAGGCCAAGGCCGAAGCTGCCCGCGCAAGCGGAGCTGAGCAATACGAGAAAGCCAAAGAACGCGCCGCGGATCTTCAAAACCAAGCGAATGATTTTGTAATCAAGCAACCTGCAACGTCACTCGCAATCGCTGCGGGCGCCGGGTTCCTGATCGGTTTTCTGAGCAACCGTCGTTAAGATGTTCAAAACTCTTGAATACAAAGCAAAGTCGGCTGCGCGAGGGTTCGCGCTGTCGGCTTTCGGCGGACTCATGCTAGCAGTTGGTGTTGCTTTCCTGACTGTTGCGGCGTGGATCTACTTGACCGCGCTGGCGGATACGTTGACCGCGGCCACCGCGATCGGACTGACCTACGTGGGGATCGGATTTGTTGTTATGGCACTGGCTGGGTCCCGCAAGCAGGCGGATGAAAGCCATGGAACAGTTCATGCGCATCAGCAGCAGTCGTCGCCGCCCTTGATGCAGGCCTTTTTGCAGGGCATGCAGGCCGGTGCTACTGCGCAACGTCGCTAAACGTCGAGAGAGCCTGCGTCAGCGACTCTGTCGTGAACGGCGCTTTAAGATAGCGACAGTGCAACACTGAACCGGGCTCGGCGCTAACTTCCTGATCAATGATGATCATGCGGGACTGCGTGCTTGAGACAGCGTCTCCAAGGCCTGACGAAATCACGAGGTCGGCGGAACTGCTGACCACAACCGTTGCTGTCGACAGCGTGGTGGTCAGAATTGCTACAGCGTCATCCAAAGTCTCCACCAACCTCACGGATGCGCCATCATCGTAGTCCGCGATGATCTCCTGAAGATCGATTGCCACCAACGGGTCGCGTTCAACCACAACGTAAATGTGCTTCATGTTTCAGCATCCTCGAAAGCATACTGTCTGGATCAATTTCAAATAACGCGCATTAAACTATGACATAGCAATGGGGAAGAAGTCGCATGGTGATCAAGTGCCAAAATTGTCCGCTACGCGGGAAAGATCTGTTCGTCGAGCTCTCCTCTGACGAAGTAAAATTCATGGAGAAATTCAAATCAGGTGAGCTGAAAATCGACGCGGGCACACCGCTTTTGATGGAAGGATCCAATAGCCCGCAGCTCTTTACTGCTTTGAGGGGCATGGGCTTGCGTTACAAACTATTGCCTGACGGCCAGCGCCAGGTGATCAATTTCGTGTTCCCCGGTGACTTTATCGGATTGCAAGCGGGAGTAATGGGGGAAATGGGTCACTCCGTCGAGGCCACAACACAGATGACTCTATGCGTTTTCGATCGCAGCGAGTTCTGGAACTTTTTTCGCGCCCACCCAGGCCGGGCGTTCGATTTGACATGGATGGCTGCTGTCGAGGAACACTTCTTGGGCGAGGCGATGGCATCTGTGGGTCAACGCAGTGCTCTTGAAGCCATAGCGTGGGCGCTGGTGCGGATATTCCAGCGTGGCAATGCGCTTGGGCTTGTGAATGGCAACACGATGCCGTTGCCCTATCGGCAACAAGACATGGCTGACGCGTTGGGCCTTTCTTTGGTCCACACAAACAAAACGCTCGCAAAGCTGAGGGATCGTCAACTGGCAAGCTGGATGGGGGGCGATCTGCAAATTAACAATATAGCCAAACTGGCAGAGTTGGCCAAAATGGAGGTTGAGGAAACCCCGAAGAGACCCATTATGTGAAAGAGGCGAACCTCACAGGCCCAAGCGCAAAAAAAAAGCCGCCCTAATTGCTTGGGCGGCTTTGGTTGTTTCAATTCAATCGTGTTTAAGCGTGGCGCGCCGAGGAGCGGGGCCCGGCAAAGAACCAGATGATAAAGCCAAGGATCGGCAGCAGGACAACGAGTAGTGTCCAGCCCACCTTTGCTCCCGTGCTGGCGCGCGATCCAATAATCGAAACGATCGCCCAAAGGTCGAGGACGAGGACGATGAGGCCGCCTATACCAGAAACTTCTAACATGTCATTTCTCCGTTTATTGCTTATGGCTCCAAACGCACGAGCCAAGGTTTGGTTCCAAACTGGTCGCGTTGTGGATTCCGTCCCGACCAGCGAATGATGCTCAAGTAGGGTCAGGTTACAGATCTTCTTGCACGTCTCGCGCTGTGTCGCTGACGACCTGTCCTGCTGTGCTGATGTCGCGCCCTGCGCCATCAATGGTTTCGCAAGCGGCCAGCGCTCCGAAAGCAAAAACGGCAGCAATCTTGATGATGTTCATGACTAGAATCCTTTCAATGTTCGCAGCCCAACGACAAAGAGGCAGCATCGGTTCCATAAGTTGAGATGGAACCAATTTCGCTATGGCACGTTGAGACAGCACTTCCGAAAGCTAACTCAACCAATAGAGGGATCAGAACCATGAACAGAATCATTTACATCGTAGGCCTTGTTGTCGTCGTCCTCGCCATCCTGTCTTTCATAGGCTTGCGGTAGTCGACTTTCTTGAGGGGGCGCTCAATGGACGATGACCTGAAGTCGATCCGCAGAAGCTTGGTGCTTCTTAGCGTGCTGGCCGTCTTCGTCGTTGCTTACTTCGCGCGCGAGCTGGTTCTGCCAGTCATGTTGGGCGCCCTGATCGCGCTGACCCTCAGTCCCGCAAACCGTGCGCTCCAGCGCATCGGAATGTCCGCTGGGATCGGGGCGGCGTTGCTCATGACCGGCGCGACGTTGGCCATTGCACTGGCGGTTTTCTTTGCCAGCGGGACAATCAGCGAGTGGACCAGTGACGCCCCAGCCATTGCCAAGCAACTTCGTCAGAAACTAAGCGGAGTGAACGAGGCGCTGGAGGTCGTTAAAAAGGCGTCCAAGGACATCGAAGAGATGGCCGGAGATACGTCTGACATAAGTCAGCCCGTCGTCGTCCAGCCGCCCACCTTGCTAAACTCTGCCGTGACGATTGCGGCAAGTACCCTTACGACAATCGGCGTCGCACTGATTTTGGCGCTCTTTTTACTTGCTTCGGGTGATCTGTTTTACCGTAAGCTCATCGCCGCCTTCACGTCACTAGGCGACAAAAAGCGCGCGCTGAGCACGGTGTATGACATCGAGCGGCAGGTTTCGGTCTATCTTTTGACAATCACGCTTATCAACGCCGCCCTTGGCCTTAGTGTTACGCTTGCTTTGTGGGCGCTAGGGCTGGAATACGCATATGTTTGGGGAATTGTTGCGTTTCTCCTGAATTATCTCCCCGTGCTGGGCGGGATCATCGGAACGCTACTTGTCGCAGCATATGCAATCGTGACTTTCGATAGCCTCAGTTATGCCCTGCTGGCGCCCTTGACCTATCAGGTTTTGACGTCCTCAGAAGCGCAGTTCGTCACGCCTTACATTGTCGGTCGACGGATGGAGCTGAACATCGTGGCGGTTTTCCTGACAGTTGTGCTGTGGGGGTGGTTGTGGGGTATCGCAGGCGCAATTGTCGCGGTTCCATTCCTGCTCGTCTTCAAGGTCGTGTGTGACCACGTAGAGAGTTTGAAAACATTCGGCACGTTCTTGTCACCTACCGATCAATCGACAGGGGTGGCAAATAACAGTTAGCGATATGCAAAATATTGCCCAGTGACGCCTGACATCCCGAGGAAGCTGAGAGCATATAGCAGGTGAGTTGCAACTTTAGCTGCAACGAGAATGCCGATGAAAGCTCCGAAATGCTTCGTTTACCTCACACGGTTTAATCGCGTGGGGCTTTAGTCGTTCCGACCTTAAGCATTTGTTTTATAATATTTTTGTT
Above is a window of Litoreibacter janthinus DNA encoding:
- a CDS encoding phage holin family protein; this encodes MFKTLEYKAKSAARGFALSAFGGLMLAVGVAFLTVAAWIYLTALADTLTAATAIGLTYVGIGFVVMALAGSRKQADESHGTVHAHQQQSSPPLMQAFLQGMQAGATAQRR
- a CDS encoding Crp/Fnr family transcriptional regulator gives rise to the protein MVIKCQNCPLRGKDLFVELSSDEVKFMEKFKSGELKIDAGTPLLMEGSNSPQLFTALRGMGLRYKLLPDGQRQVINFVFPGDFIGLQAGVMGEMGHSVEATTQMTLCVFDRSEFWNFFRAHPGRAFDLTWMAAVEEHFLGEAMASVGQRSALEAIAWALVRIFQRGNALGLVNGNTMPLPYRQQDMADALGLSLVHTNKTLAKLRDRQLASWMGGDLQINNIAKLAELAKMEVEETPKRPIM
- a CDS encoding entericidin A/B family lipoprotein: MNIIKIAAVFAFGALAACETIDGAGRDISTAGQVVSDTARDVQEDL
- a CDS encoding AI-2E family transporter, with the protein product MDDDLKSIRRSLVLLSVLAVFVVAYFARELVLPVMLGALIALTLSPANRALQRIGMSAGIGAALLMTGATLAIALAVFFASGTISEWTSDAPAIAKQLRQKLSGVNEALEVVKKASKDIEEMAGDTSDISQPVVVQPPTLLNSAVTIAASTLTTIGVALILALFLLASGDLFYRKLIAAFTSLGDKKRALSTVYDIERQVSVYLLTITLINAALGLSVTLALWALGLEYAYVWGIVAFLLNYLPVLGGIIGTLLVAAYAIVTFDSLSYALLAPLTYQVLTSSEAQFVTPYIVGRRMELNIVAVFLTVVLWGWLWGIAGAIVAVPFLLVFKVVCDHVESLKTFGTFLSPTDQSTGVANNS
- a CDS encoding PLD nuclease N-terminal domain-containing protein; protein product: MLEVSGIGGLIVLVLDLWAIVSIIGSRASTGAKVGWTLLVVLLPILGFIIWFFAGPRSSARHA
- a CDS encoding response regulator, with translation MSDSMDRSISIGEHLPFLRRYSRALTGSQSSGDAYAMATLEAILHDPSGYDETSDPRVGLFKVFHGIWSSSGAPVEVEEIGLHAAAQGHLAKLTANTREALLLNTIEGLSFEQVAEVMGVAQAEAEELVIIANREMLASVTGRVMIIEDEPIIADDIEAIVEQLGHEVVGIARTRGEAVKLGKEEQPDLILADIQLADNSSGIDAVNDLIAELGEMPVIFITAFPERLLTGEKHEPAFLITKPFSDEQVRSAVSQAMFFSSTQTLKA
- a CDS encoding DUF1328 domain-containing protein, with amino-acid sequence MLHWALVFFIVAIIAGVFGFGGIASASAGIAQILFFVFLVLFVLTLIVRLVRKV
- a CDS encoding Dps family protein; this encodes MTEPLKVVPENSEVHSGVTSAVSVAKGLRDVLADTYRLTFKTHTYHWNVEGPLFFALHNLTEEQYENMFSAADELAERIRALGQLAPMSMSEITENSVINDLEKTPSAGEMCEDLSADHERVAHRLHALIEIAGKNNDPVTEDLATERSAFHEKAAWMLKALSAS
- a CDS encoding DUF883 family protein; amino-acid sequence: MARATAKLEEISTPNSEDVAAQLATLKSDLIGLTEIIAEMSKGKAGEISEVAKAKAEAARASGAEQYEKAKERAADLQNQANDFVIKQPATSLAIAAGAGFLIGFLSNRR